A region from the Triticum aestivum cultivar Chinese Spring chromosome 3D, IWGSC CS RefSeq v2.1, whole genome shotgun sequence genome encodes:
- the LOC123075975 gene encoding agamous-like MADS-box protein AGL62, with protein MAALNQRGGSGRKKTVIRRIEQDDAPHVWFSNGRVGFFSKASNLAVLTGAQVAALTSSPGGNAFSFDHPSVDPVVERFLVGESAGAGASEDGAAGEVQKLEKLHQEFDELRKVLVEVKKRTEREEVTVKERDAGEPIAAWVDPNVRDMGAEDMAAFFAALMQVKDIASERANQVLLRVDVSRMAEEMLLPLLFVVGMDMEEMQMVIPQPLGFDDEMGMPPSPEMPAGLETNTGFQFSY; from the exons ATGGCAGCGCTCAACCAGAGGGGTGGCAGCGGCCGGAAGAAGACCGTCATTCGCCGGATCGAGCAGGACGATGCCCCGCACGTCTGGTTCTCCAACGGCCGCGTGGGGTTCTTCAGCAAGGCCAGCAATCTAGCAGTCCTGACCGGCGCCCAGGTGGCCGCACTGACCTCCTCGCCCGGTGGCAACGCCTTCTCCTTCGACCACCCCTCCGTCGACCCAGTCGTGGAACGCTTTCTGGTGGGGGAGAGTGCGGGGGCTGGCGCGAGCGAGGACGGTGCTGCCGGCGAAGTTCAGAAGCTGGAGAAGCTGCACCAGGAGTTCGACGAGCTGCGCAAAGTGCTGGTCGAGGTGAAGAAGCGGACTGAGCGCGAGGAGGTCACAGTGAAGGAGCGTGACGCGGGGGAGCCTATTGCGGCTTGGGTCGACCCGAATGTGCGTGACATGGGGGCCGAGGACATGGCAGCCTTCTTTGCCGCGCTGATGCAGGTGAAGGACATCGCCTCCGAACGCGCCAACCAGGTTCTCTTGCGCGTTGACGTGAGCCGCATGGCGGAG GAGATGCTTCTGCCGCTATTGTTCGTTGTGGGGATGGATATGGAGGAGATGCAGATGGTGATTCCTCAGCCGCTAGGGTTCGACGATGAGATGGGGATGCCTCCGTCACCGGAGATGCCTGCTGGGCTGGAGACGAACACCGGCTTCCAATTCTCGTACTGA